The genome window CTCTGCCAGGAATAGAGTTCTACGAAAAAATATCATGGTAGCCTCTCTGACCAATAGCGCATTTCCCTTGGCAATTGAGTCTAACAACTACAATTCTCTTCTAGTTACGAGTTGCTGTAGTTGTTTATGAAATTCATGGTTGCAAAAACCACTGGCGGGCGCAAGAAATTTCAGTTTCCTCTTCGCTGTGCTAAGCAGTCTCGCACTGCATTACTTGTTCGCAGCACATTTCTTTGTTAGCAAATTTAAAACACAATAGGCAAAGCCTAATATGCTTTCTCAATTGGTGTAACCAACACCTGCAATTACTAAACTAAGTATTGCAGGTTTTGGTTAAATTGCACTGGCTAAAGTTTCAGAAAGCAACCCTATACTTTTGTTACTTGGAAACCGCCATATCCTCAGAGCAACCAAACGACTAATCTACTTATGCGTAGGACTGCTCAAATGCCAGATGATTGAGGCCCGTTTCGTACAAAGCTCTCCGCGTGCTATATGTTGGCCTTTGTCACCTGAAAACAAGATGTAGATGTAAAAGTTTGTTTAAATGAATTCTGGTCAGAGCAATATGACGTCGAAGAAACACAGCAGAGGGTGGGCCTATTAAACTGTGAAATTAAACAAACACCTGtcttttcaattgacaATAATGTTGCAGTCGTTGGGCAGAAATGCAATTGACTTCGACGTAACTGCTAACTTGGTTACATCTATCGATGGTAGGTAATTTATATTGCCCGACAAATGAGATTGGCGGAGACAAGAGGGAACAAGCTGTGGAATGTTATCATACAAACGAGCCATCTATTTCCATAACAGNNNNNNNNNNNNNNNNNNNNNNNNNNNNNNNNNNNNNNNNNNNNNNNTAAATTTGAGTGACTTGACCTTAACTGAAGTTTTCGTCTCTGTGATAGTCTTATATTGTACCAAGTTAACTGacttcaaatatttgaaaattacAACTTCCAGTTATCTGAATAAACAGAGATATTTTTGACTCGTATTTATATCAATCTCTGCCAGGAATAGAGTTCTCGAAAAAATATCATGGTAGCCTCTCTGACCAATAGCGCATTTCCCTTGGCAATTGAGTCTAACAACTACAATTCTCTTCTAGTTACGAGTTGCTGTAGTTGTTTATGAAATTCATGGTTGCAAAAACCACTGGCGGGCGCAAGAAATTTCAGTTTCCTCTTCGCTGTACAAAGTAGTCTCGCACTGCATTACTTGTTCGCAGCAcatatctttttttagCAAGTTTAAAACACAAACTTTTCTCTCTAAGAATGAATCACTAGTTCATTTAAAGAACGTTAGTATAATGgtaatattagaaaatacGACTAAATTAGGCACTCTCAAGGtaaattatatagtttTTTACTTGAGAAATAATGATTGAATCTCATTCAATGACCTaccattaatattttttaacgATGAATTACCCTAAAAGATGATACCAAATTTATGAGGTAGAGTATTTTAGTGCAAACTCTTGAAccaattgatttaaaatgAAGCCCTGCATTGTAAGTATTtattatagatatatatatagaaaatACTTAGTGctcaatatatttcattactGCAATACTATTAACCGTAGTTCTATCCCAgtcaaataaaattaatattcaCATAATcctattattttttgttcaaCAATTTGAGAGACTGTATCGATTAGACAAGTCTTTAAATCTATGAATTCAAAACCTAATAACTCTTTAGTTTTGGAATTGTCAATTTGACAAATACCGATGTTTTCAACTGCATTAGTTTTTGGATTGCTCTTAGCGATTTTACCTTTTAATTGTGGgaaattatcatttaagACATTAGCAATATCTTGGACACCAAAAGCGGCTTGTGAGCAAAGTAATCTTTGACCAATACAGTTATCGTTTTGGATACCTGCAATGTGAGCTTTTGCTACATCACGAACATCGACGAATTGACCAGAGCAATCGACAGGTAAGGTGGTGTCGATGGTAGATTGAACAACTTGATTAACTACTTCGCAAGATGtgtttaaaacatttttaacatCCTCAGCAAATAATTGAGGACCGAAAACGTAAACTGGATTCACAGTAGTCAATTTAAACTTGATTGAACCTTCATTTTCCTTTAGGAAGTCCCAAGCAGCTCTTTCGGCATATGTTTTGGAAGCACAATAACCAGCCATAGGGTTCGAAAGGGCTTCTTCTTTAGTTACAGGATTCCAGTTAGCTTCACTTAAAACTAGAGAATTATCGTTAAAACGGTTTAAATCTAAAATAGCAGCAAAAGAAGATGTTATAACAACACGCTCAACAGTATCATTAgcatattttttgatagaatttaaaatacCTCTTGTACCATTGACAGCTGGAACTAATAGCTCTTTTTCGATATCAGTGACATTGAAATGGAAAGGAGAAGCAGTATGTAAAacatatttaatttcacTACCTCTTTTCTTCATAACTTCATCGAACGCATTAACATCAGAGATATCACCAACAATTTCCATACTTAGGTTTGGATTATTACTAAACTGCTTCATCAACTTATTAGCCTTCTCTTGAGATCTAGCAGTCCCAATGACTTTGTAATTTTGCTTTAACAAGCCATCAACGATATGTTGGGCAATAAAACCTGTGGCACCTGAAATAAAAGCAGacatctttctttttactTGTTTTTAATTCTAATTTCTGTGTGACTATAGCCTGTACTAGATATTATCCAATTgatgtgtatatatgtagatatatattcaatttgatGATACTATTTGTTGCTGTGTAtagttttttatttttaaaactaCTCAGGTGAAAATTGTGAAGAAAGATACATCGTCTTCCTGATAAACTGACAAAATATCAATCGCATTTTATATGTAaccttttttttcttttcagtCGATACTGGAATTCTATCTTTAATTGAAGCTGTGCCTCAAAACAGTAGCAAAAATCACTTAATTGACTGCAATTACTTACTTACCATAACGAAATATATCCAGGAATATAGGTATGTGTGTGAATGTATTAAAAGCATCTCCGTCTCTTCTCCGTTtaccaaaatatttaataagcCCCTAAGTACCACCGCTGCACCCATTTCACCGATGTCCTACGTTTTCGAAATTCGAAAAATTTAgcaaaattgaaaagaagaaaaagcaATTCTAATCACCGCTTTAAGACAACCGGGCTCTTTTTCAGTATGGGGAGCATAGTCATGAGTTATTATAATACCTAAATATcgaatttttaattaataatcatTAATAAGTAAGATATTAATTTACAAGATATAGTGTCTTTGTATGTGTTTCGACGTATATCAATTTTGATCTCAGTTCAATAATTGATACATGCAAGATCCTATGCTAAGACGTTTCTAGAAGAAAAGAACTTTATTGAAGATGATTAGTTGCAGGTATACGGTTTCGAGGAATGTAACCTTCAgttttatatctttttaataactGAAACTCCGTAATTCATAGCATCACACTATCTGAACTATTACAAAAGAAACTACGCAGATCATGTACCGAACTTTACATAATGCAAATGCAAAACTGCACAATTGTGTTtcatgtaaataataacgaCCTGCTATCCATTCTTGGCGCCAATTTTATGAGTTTACACATTTTGATGGATCAGTTTCCTTATACCTTTTTACAATTGATAGTTATTAATGATATGATGTAATCCAACAAACTTTGTGAGAAATATGTAACGAAGTTATGACATTGGAACTACGAAATTACTTAAGTTATTCGTAAAATCTAAAAGCACTTCAAAAAACTGCTATTTCTAAAAagtaatttcaaaaaatgtcTCAAGTCGCAGAGAAATGGGAATCAGccaattttgaattttgtaaatgaaCAAAGATCGACATACGCAGAAAATCCAGATATTGTTCAGAGCTGCTGTAATATATCGCAGTCGATCGAAGAAGCAAAATTAGAAGCGGCTGAACTGTCGAATTACATCAGTGAAGTCGATGACCAATCAAATCGGATATATCAGGTAAGAGTTACTTCATTCCGTGGTATTTTTGTAACACTGATTGTATTTAcatcaatatttatttccgggttatttaaagatatctACAATGACAGTGCCTCTACAGGAGTAAAAGTtgcatttatattattggtGATATTTTGTGGGAtatgtttttaattttgatattattgtaTTGGCATATCTCTCTTTTATGGTTCCTGCCGTTAAACAGGAACACGGATGAGAAAAACAATGAAGAAAACTCGAACACAAGAGATTTAGAAATAGTATATTCTGAGTTCGAACAAGGTCATAATTCAAATGTCAGCAGTGTTAGAGTACACTCAGAAAATGTATAATTGTGTGGCCAAACTGATTTAAATTGCAATTTATTTGCTAAAAAACTaggaatatatatatatatatatatttatagtCTGTGTACGTAATCAATATCTATATACTACTTGACCTTGTATGGATACATCTAGAAATAGTATCATAGGATGGAGGAGCTTCTTCGATACTCTTAGAtaaatctttatttttcCTACGTTCTACTGGTTCTATTAATATCACTTCTGAATCCCCCTGATGATTTACTAACTTATAGCCCCTGAATTCCAAAAACTGATCCCTCATATAATTAAACATAGTAGCAGAGATGTTTGGATCTGATCCACCGCATACTTTCAGTTGCGCATATACAGAACCTTTAGTTCTCAACATTACAAATTTAATAggatattttaaatacgAATAAAATATGTCTGGAGAGAACTTTAgataaatatcatcatcccattgttttctttcaaGTGCTACGAGTTTGGCAGTCCTCTTGGCATTCTCATAACTGCATTTGAGAAATATAACAGGGGTATAATAGTTCCGATACAGAGGAAGGTATTCCACCGATTTAATAGGATTCAAATGATCTGTGCCATCGGCAAACCTCCTATCAAGCATTCTCTTTGGAGTGTTTGTTTTTCTCCGTAATGGTTCGACCAAGTAACGTGCTTGTATTTGTTGGTTGAgcttttcaaaatctattttcttagttttataatttctCTCATAAACCTTATTTTTACATTTAGACATTCCAAAGGGTGAAGAGATATATAATGTATTGACTTCATCGTTTCCTATTGCAAGTAGTGCAGGCGCATTGGGTCTAGTGTAATCAGCCAGTTCTTCTAACTGTTCATACAAGGGTGAGTCCCAACTATCTCCGTCACCCGCAATAACTATACTGTCATAAAGCTCATTAATTGCTTCACATTTTATAACAGTGAAAGAAACATCAAACTTACGCGGTTCTTTGGCCTCTGTTTGGTTTTTTCTCGATTTCCATATAAACATAGTATATTGTTGCTGGGTATTTGTGGACTTAGCCATTGCATATCAATGCACATGAAATCAGATTCTGGAAGTAATGTGAGTCTAATACGAACATAAGAATTCCAATTACACAACTGTTTAAATACCGCTTGGTAAACGAACTTCAagaacatatatatttctgCTTCCTGTTAGAGCAAACTGGGGTTGATTAAAGCAGGCACTTGGGCATCAGAATATGGGGAATGTGGTAAATAGCTGCCAATTGTAGCCATTCAAGGAGCTTCTAAATAGCAAGAGAAGAGATAAGCTGACATACTGAAGATTATTGCTAATATAGACACACCTTGctatttcaataataggTTACTGCGTTTAGCGGTTGTTCTGATGCCAAAGAGTATTCCTGCTGACGGAgtgttttcttctttttcagGTTTCACATCGCGCGCGCATGGTTAACTGCGGGTAACAGTAGgcataatattatttttagtatttAGTGAAGAAGAGATGAGGCGTGTGAGGAGAAGAAGTGGTGATATGGGAACAGGA of Tetrapisispora phaffii CBS 4417 chromosome 6, complete genome contains these proteins:
- the TPHA0F03690 gene encoding SDR family oxidoreductase, whose translation is MSAFISGATGFIAQHIVDGLLKQNYKVIGTARSQEKANKLMKQFSNNPNLSMEIVGDISDVNAFDEVMKKRGSEIKYVLHTASPFHFNVTDIEKELLVPAVNGTRGILNSIKKYANDTVERVVITSSFAAILDLNRFNDNSLVLSEANWNPVTKEEALSNPMAGYCASKTYAERAAWDFLKENEGSIKFKLTTVNPVYVFGPQLFAEDVKNVLNTSCEVVNQVVQSTIDTTLPVDCSGQFVDVRDVAKAHIAGIQNDNCIGQRLLCSQAAFGVQDIANVLNDNFPQLKGKIAKSNPKTNAVENIGICQIDNSKTKELLGFEFIDLKTCLIDTVSQIVEQKIIGLCEY
- the TPHA0F03700 gene encoding uncharacterized protein translates to MAKSTNTQQQYTMFIWKSRKNQTEAKEPRKFDVSFTVIKCEAINELYDSIVIAGDGDSWDSPLYEQLEELADYTRPNAPALLAIGNDEVNTLYISSPFGMSKCKNKVYERNYKTKKIDFEKLNQQIQARYLVEPLRRKTNTPKRMLDRRFADGTDHLNPIKSVEYLPLYRNYYTPVIFLKCSYENAKRTAKLVALERKQWDDDIYLKFSPDIFYSYLKYPIKFVMLRTKGSVYAQLKVCGGSDPNISATMFNYMRDQFLEFRGYKLVNHQGDSEVILIEPVERRKNKDLSKSIEEAPPSYDTISRCIHTRSSSI